In Microbacterium binotii, one DNA window encodes the following:
- a CDS encoding CDP-glycerol glycerophosphotransferase family protein, which produces MGLASDIRKARGLLRKVLDNRSAVRQVRAMRTPLPVGRFRVGVYFADGAVNLYQMRQWYKPLQKLAETWPVLVLSRNATSAAAIMTESELPVAFVPTVRDLEKVVAAQGLRIVLYVNQNTRNFQMFRYGHRWHVFVNHGESDKMYMTTNQFKAYDYALIAGDAARERLGRVLWNYDLDARTIAIGRPQADHYSGALPYTPDDRTVVLYAPTWEGDRPSAFYGSIVSHGEALASAVLGSARHRLIYRPHPRSGVVDHEYLAAHRRIVAAIAAANAADPAAQHVYDDGPELGWQLAASDVAVVDISAMVYDRLAADKPLLITRPVDERAAVDTSGYLSACEWLDAADAPRILAEVDRLVGDPEAVARLAHWVDHYFGDTSPGAPTARFHAAIGRLMDEWDQWHARAGGDADDAAAQAELDSHAGREEAS; this is translated from the coding sequence ATGGGCCTGGCATCAGACATCCGCAAGGCGCGGGGACTTCTCCGGAAGGTCCTCGACAACCGCTCCGCCGTGCGCCAGGTGCGCGCGATGCGCACCCCGCTGCCGGTCGGTCGCTTCCGGGTCGGTGTCTACTTCGCCGACGGCGCCGTGAACCTCTACCAGATGCGTCAGTGGTACAAGCCGCTCCAGAAGCTCGCCGAGACCTGGCCCGTCCTGGTGCTCAGCCGGAACGCCACCTCGGCGGCGGCGATCATGACCGAGAGCGAGCTGCCCGTCGCGTTCGTGCCGACCGTGCGCGACCTCGAGAAGGTCGTGGCGGCGCAGGGACTGCGCATCGTGCTGTACGTGAATCAGAACACGCGCAACTTCCAGATGTTCCGCTACGGGCATCGCTGGCACGTGTTCGTCAACCACGGCGAGTCCGACAAGATGTACATGACCACGAATCAGTTCAAGGCGTACGACTACGCCCTGATCGCGGGGGATGCGGCTCGCGAACGTCTGGGACGCGTGCTGTGGAACTACGACCTCGACGCCCGCACGATCGCGATCGGTCGACCGCAGGCGGACCACTACTCCGGGGCGCTGCCCTACACTCCGGACGATCGCACGGTCGTGCTCTACGCACCGACCTGGGAGGGCGATCGACCCTCCGCGTTCTACGGATCCATCGTCAGTCACGGAGAGGCACTGGCCTCAGCCGTCCTCGGCTCTGCACGCCACCGCCTCATCTACCGACCGCACCCCCGCAGCGGCGTGGTCGACCACGAGTACCTGGCCGCGCATCGACGCATCGTCGCCGCGATCGCCGCGGCGAACGCCGCCGACCCCGCCGCTCAGCACGTCTACGACGACGGCCCGGAACTCGGCTGGCAGCTGGCGGCCTCCGACGTCGCGGTGGTCGACATCTCCGCCATGGTCTACGACCGCCTCGCTGCCGACAAGCCGTTGCTGATCACGCGGCCCGTCGATGAGCGTGCCGCGGTCGACACCAGCGGCTATCTCTCCGCGTGCGAGTGGCTGGATGCGGCCGATGCCCCCCGCATCCTGGCCGAGGTCGATCGCCTGGTCGGCGATCCCGAGGCGGTCGCTCGCCTCGCGCACTGGGTCGACCACTACTTCGGCGACACCTCGCCGGGGGCTCCGACGGCACGCTTCCACGCGGCGATCGGCCGACTCATGGACGAATGGGACCAGTGGCACGCACGAGCGGGCGGCGACGCGGACGACGCTGCGGCGCAGGCCGAGCTCGACTCTCACGCCGGCCGCGAAGAAGCTTCCTGA
- a CDS encoding NTP transferase domain-containing protein produces MRLQTVILAAGMGSRLGRSLPKPLTQLSDGRSIMRQQHDNIRAAFGTDAKITTVVGYRAETIVEAFPEADYVYNERYDQTNTSKSLLRALSATGKAGVLWMNGDVVFDPRVLGRAVALIEREQSFVTVNTAKVSDEEVKYTVTSEGFIKELSKTVRGGIGEAVGINYISRADKRSFMHHLARVDDQDYFERGLELAIQHDGLLLEPMDISDLYAVEVDFAEDLERANQFV; encoded by the coding sequence ATGAGACTTCAGACTGTGATCCTTGCCGCAGGCATGGGCTCGCGCCTCGGCCGCAGCCTCCCCAAGCCGCTGACCCAGCTGAGCGACGGGCGCAGCATCATGCGCCAGCAGCACGACAACATCCGCGCAGCCTTCGGCACGGACGCCAAGATCACGACGGTCGTCGGCTACCGCGCCGAGACCATCGTGGAGGCCTTCCCCGAGGCGGACTACGTCTACAACGAGCGCTACGACCAGACCAACACCTCGAAGAGCCTCCTGCGCGCGCTGTCCGCGACCGGCAAGGCGGGTGTGCTCTGGATGAACGGCGACGTCGTCTTCGACCCCCGCGTGCTGGGCCGGGCCGTGGCGCTCATCGAGCGCGAGCAGTCCTTCGTCACCGTCAACACCGCGAAGGTGAGCGACGAAGAGGTCAAGTACACCGTCACGAGCGAGGGCTTCATCAAGGAGCTGTCCAAGACCGTCCGCGGCGGAATCGGCGAGGCCGTGGGAATCAACTACATCTCGCGCGCCGACAAGCGCTCCTTCATGCACCACCTTGCGCGCGTCGACGATCAGGACTACTTCGAGCGCGGTCTCGAGCTCGCCATCCAGCACGACGGCCTCCTGCTCGAGCCGATGGACATCTCCGACCTGTACGCCGTCGAGGTCGACTTCGCCGAAGACCTCGAACGCGCGAACCAGTTCGTCTGA
- a CDS encoding ABC transporter ATP-binding protein, with protein sequence MAPIDAPVPVDFVIPPKPPLPPRATPPGADQPTAVDEVQVSDEVLVSDEVIVPDEAPVEAASPEVLDEVPVVTATGAATEQRAPEPADPAPAEIVEVEEVVQVVEVVDEVPETDDETLDDAVALTSAAVVVETTEDEASERLFSDVAERAASADAPSLALEVSGLAKSYGSTVAVAGIDLAVPAGTFYGLVGPNGAGKTTTLSMIAGLLKPDAGTIRVAGVDARTRSRDAKRLIGVLPDRLRTFDRLTGRQLLSYAGLLRGLDANTVERRASDLGRAFDLTSALGRSVSDYSAGMTKKIMLAAALIHSPRLLVLDEPFEAVDPVSSSVILDILGTYVSHGGTVLLSSHGMDLVERVCDRVAVIVSGQVLVDGTVSEVRGEQTLEARFLELVGGSNEVEGLEWLHTFSD encoded by the coding sequence GTGGCCCCGATCGATGCGCCGGTTCCGGTGGACTTCGTCATCCCGCCCAAACCACCCCTGCCGCCGCGTGCGACCCCGCCGGGTGCGGACCAGCCGACCGCGGTCGACGAGGTGCAGGTTTCCGACGAGGTGCTCGTTTCCGACGAGGTGATCGTCCCCGATGAGGCGCCGGTCGAGGCCGCATCGCCCGAGGTACTGGACGAGGTGCCCGTCGTCACGGCGACGGGCGCCGCGACCGAGCAGCGCGCTCCCGAGCCCGCTGACCCGGCGCCGGCGGAGATCGTCGAGGTGGAGGAAGTCGTCCAGGTCGTCGAGGTCGTCGACGAGGTGCCCGAGACGGACGACGAGACCCTCGACGACGCGGTGGCGCTGACATCGGCGGCCGTGGTGGTCGAGACGACGGAGGATGAGGCGTCCGAACGGTTGTTCTCGGATGTCGCCGAGAGGGCGGCCTCGGCGGATGCGCCCTCGCTGGCGCTCGAGGTGAGTGGCCTCGCGAAGTCCTACGGCTCGACGGTCGCGGTCGCGGGCATCGACCTCGCCGTCCCCGCCGGCACCTTCTACGGTCTCGTCGGACCGAACGGCGCTGGCAAGACCACCACGCTCTCGATGATCGCCGGGCTCCTGAAGCCCGACGCGGGCACGATCCGCGTCGCTGGCGTCGACGCGCGCACCCGGTCGCGTGACGCCAAGAGGCTGATCGGCGTGCTGCCGGACCGACTGCGCACCTTCGATCGCCTGACCGGTCGCCAGCTGCTGTCGTACGCGGGGCTGCTGCGCGGTCTCGATGCGAACACCGTGGAGCGCCGCGCCTCCGACTTGGGGCGTGCCTTCGACCTGACCTCGGCGCTGGGCCGGTCCGTTTCGGACTACTCCGCGGGCATGACGAAGAAGATCATGCTCGCCGCAGCCCTCATCCACTCACCCCGGCTGCTCGTGCTCGATGAGCCCTTCGAGGCCGTCGACCCTGTCTCGAGTTCGGTGATCCTCGACATCCTGGGCACATATGTGTCGCACGGCGGAACCGTTCTGCTCTCCAGCCACGGAATGGACCTGGTCGAGCGCGTGTGCGATCGCGTGGCGGTGATCGTCTCCGGTCAGGTGCTGGTGGACGGCACGGTGTCCGAGGTCCGCGGCGAGCAGACGCTCGAGGCACGGTTCCTCGAGCTCGTCGGCGGCTCGAACGAGGTGGAGGGCCTCGAATGGCTGCACACGTTCTCCGACTGA
- a CDS encoding DUF3039 domain-containing protein: MSTPADSPDQGGLATLDRELEELIREETIEPGDHERFSHYVKKEKILESAITGKPVRALCGKKWTPGRDPEKFPVCPSCKEIYESLQQ, from the coding sequence ATGAGCACCCCTGCCGACAGCCCCGACCAGGGCGGCCTCGCCACCCTCGACCGCGAGCTCGAAGAGCTCATCCGCGAAGAGACCATCGAGCCCGGCGATCACGAGCGCTTCTCGCACTACGTGAAGAAGGAGAAGATCCTCGAATCGGCCATCACGGGCAAGCCCGTGCGCGCGCTGTGCGGCAAGAAGTGGACGCCCGGTCGCGATCCGGAGAAGTTCCCGGTCTGCCCGTCGTGCAAGGAGATCTACGAGTCGCTGCAGCAGTGA
- a CDS encoding nicotinate phosphoribosyltransferase: protein MPETTSLLTDRYELTMIEAALRDGTATRRTVFELFARRLAGGRRFGVVAGTGRLLSLLRDFRFGDDELRYLRENGVVDADTIAALAHFRFTGSITGYREGELYFPGSPVLTVEGSFLEAVILETLALSVLNHDSAVATAAARMSLAAGDRPLAEMGSRRAGERSAVAAARAAYIAGFGATSNLEAGRTWGIPTMGTAAHAWTLLHDREEDAFRAQIAAQGLGTTLLVDTYDIERGVETAIRVAGTGLGGVRIDSGDLPVVAARVRAQLDALGATDTRITVTSDLDEYALAALAASPVDAYGVGTSVVTGSGTPTAGMVYKLVARQDPDGTWVSVAKASAEKTSTGGRKSAFRGLRGGVAEAELIRIDAAGSPAELAEARPLQVPLVEHGEIDASHEGPEGVQGARAHHLMVRRELPLAAHGLSRSDPAIPTRYL, encoded by the coding sequence ATGCCCGAGACGACCTCGCTGCTCACCGACCGCTACGAGCTGACCATGATCGAGGCGGCGCTGCGCGACGGCACCGCCACAAGGCGCACGGTCTTCGAGCTGTTCGCCCGGCGCCTTGCGGGAGGGCGCCGCTTCGGCGTGGTCGCGGGAACCGGTCGCCTGCTGTCCCTGCTGCGCGACTTCCGCTTCGGCGACGACGAGCTGCGCTACCTCCGCGAGAACGGCGTGGTGGATGCGGACACGATCGCCGCCCTCGCCCACTTCCGCTTCACCGGGTCGATCACCGGCTACCGGGAGGGGGAGCTGTACTTCCCCGGCTCCCCCGTACTGACCGTCGAGGGCAGCTTCCTCGAGGCAGTGATCCTCGAGACCCTGGCCCTCAGCGTGCTCAACCACGACTCCGCCGTCGCCACGGCGGCCGCGCGGATGTCGCTGGCTGCCGGCGACCGGCCGCTGGCCGAGATGGGCTCGCGACGAGCCGGGGAGCGCTCGGCCGTCGCCGCCGCGCGAGCCGCCTACATCGCCGGCTTCGGCGCCACGAGCAATCTGGAGGCGGGGCGCACCTGGGGCATCCCGACCATGGGCACCGCCGCCCACGCGTGGACGCTCCTCCACGACCGCGAAGAGGACGCTTTCCGCGCGCAGATCGCCGCCCAGGGACTCGGGACGACGCTGCTCGTCGACACCTACGACATCGAGCGGGGCGTCGAGACCGCGATCCGCGTCGCGGGAACCGGCCTCGGCGGCGTGCGCATCGACTCGGGCGACCTGCCCGTGGTCGCGGCGCGCGTGCGGGCGCAGCTCGACGCCCTCGGCGCCACCGACACACGCATCACCGTCACGAGTGACCTGGATGAGTACGCGCTGGCGGCACTGGCCGCATCCCCCGTCGACGCCTACGGCGTCGGCACGTCCGTCGTGACGGGTTCGGGTACGCCGACCGCGGGGATGGTCTACAAGCTGGTCGCGCGTCAGGACCCCGACGGAACATGGGTGAGTGTCGCGAAGGCGTCCGCCGAAAAGACGTCGACGGGCGGCCGGAAGTCGGCCTTCCGGGGCCTGCGCGGCGGCGTCGCCGAGGCGGAGCTCATCCGCATCGACGCGGCCGGCTCACCCGCCGAGCTCGCAGAGGCCCGGCCGCTGCAGGTACCGCTCGTCGAGCACGGCGAGATCGACGCCTCTCACGAAGGCCCTGAGGGTGTGCAGGGCGCACGGGCGCACCATCTGATGGTGCGCCGCGAACTCCCCCTCGCGGCGCACGGTCTGAGCCGGTCGGATCCGGCGATTCCCACCCGCTACCTGTGA
- the murI gene encoding glutamate racemase, with protein sequence MDDAPIGIFDSGVGGLTVARAISQLLPRESLLYIGDTARSPYGPKPIADVRRYSLEILDTLVEQGVKMLVIACNTASAAVLRDARERYDVPVVEVIGPAVRTALATTRNSRIGVIGTTGTIGSGAYQDMLEVNPNVTVFAQACPRFVDFVEAGVTGSAEVLQVAEDYLAPLRHADVDTLVLGCTHYPFLEGAISYVMGEGTSLVSSDTETAKDVYRQLVSRDLLAGPDAVAQHVYEATGSSADDFIQLAHRLMGREVRQVQLVQTGTIDLPRTAAS encoded by the coding sequence GTGGACGACGCGCCGATCGGGATCTTCGACTCCGGAGTGGGTGGTCTGACCGTCGCCCGCGCGATCTCGCAGTTGCTGCCGCGTGAATCATTGCTCTACATCGGAGACACGGCGCGCTCGCCCTACGGTCCGAAGCCCATCGCGGATGTGCGCCGGTACTCGCTCGAGATCCTCGACACGCTGGTCGAGCAGGGTGTGAAGATGCTCGTCATCGCCTGCAACACGGCGTCGGCCGCGGTGCTCCGGGATGCGCGCGAGCGCTACGACGTGCCCGTGGTCGAAGTCATCGGGCCCGCCGTGCGCACAGCGCTCGCCACGACCCGAAACAGCCGCATCGGCGTCATCGGCACGACCGGCACGATCGGTTCCGGCGCGTACCAGGACATGCTCGAGGTGAACCCGAACGTCACCGTGTTCGCGCAGGCCTGCCCGCGGTTCGTCGACTTCGTCGAGGCGGGCGTCACCGGCTCGGCCGAGGTGCTGCAGGTCGCCGAGGACTACCTTGCGCCCCTGCGCCACGCGGACGTCGACACGCTCGTGCTCGGTTGCACGCACTACCCGTTCCTCGAGGGCGCTATCAGCTACGTCATGGGTGAGGGCACCAGTCTCGTCTCGAGCGACACCGAGACGGCGAAGGACGTCTACCGTCAGCTCGTCTCCCGTGATTTGCTGGCAGGCCCCGACGCCGTGGCGCAGCACGTGTACGAGGCGACGGGCTCGTCGGCCGACGACTTCATCCAGCTCGCGCACCGGCTCATGGGACGCGAGGTGCGCCAGGTGCAGCTCGTGCAGACCGGCACGATCGATCTGCCCCGCACCGCCGCGTCCTGA
- the rph gene encoding ribonuclease PH, with protein sequence MTDITRADGRTVSQLRPVTIERGWSSQAEGSALISFGNTKVLCTASFTNGVPRWLTGKGKGWITAEYAMLPRATNDRNDRESVKGKIGGRTHEISRLIGRALRAVVDTKALGENTIVIDCDVLQADGGTRTAAITGAYVALADAIEWGRRKKFIGQKAQVLFDSVSAVSVGIIDGEPMLDLAYVEDVRAETDMNVVVTGRGLFVEVQGTAEGAPFDKRELDALLELAVAGCGELAQAQTAALAAGDEA encoded by the coding sequence ATGACCGACATCACCCGCGCCGATGGGCGTACCGTCTCGCAGCTGCGTCCCGTGACGATCGAGCGGGGCTGGTCGAGCCAGGCCGAGGGGTCCGCGCTCATCTCGTTCGGCAACACCAAGGTGCTGTGCACGGCGTCGTTCACGAACGGCGTGCCGCGCTGGCTCACCGGCAAGGGCAAGGGCTGGATCACCGCCGAGTACGCGATGCTGCCGCGCGCCACGAACGATCGCAACGACCGCGAGAGCGTCAAGGGCAAGATCGGCGGGCGTACGCACGAGATCTCGCGCCTGATCGGCCGGGCGCTTCGCGCGGTCGTCGACACGAAAGCGCTGGGCGAGAACACGATCGTCATCGACTGCGACGTGCTGCAGGCCGACGGCGGCACGCGCACCGCGGCGATCACCGGCGCCTACGTCGCCCTGGCCGACGCGATCGAGTGGGGCCGTCGCAAGAAGTTCATCGGGCAGAAGGCGCAGGTGCTCTTCGACTCCGTCTCCGCCGTCTCGGTCGGCATCATCGACGGTGAGCCGATGCTCGACCTCGCGTACGTCGAGGACGTGCGCGCCGAGACCGACATGAACGTCGTCGTGACCGGCCGCGGGCTCTTCGTCGAGGTGCAGGGAACGGCCGAGGGGGCGCCGTTCGACAAGCGGGAGCTCGACGCTCTGCTGGAGCTGGCGGTCGCGGGATGCGGCGAGCTCGCTCAGGCGCAGACCGCGGCACTCGCAGCGGGAGACGAGGCGTGA
- the rdgB gene encoding RdgB/HAM1 family non-canonical purine NTP pyrophosphatase encodes MTDRVVLATHNPHKVEEFRAIVQATRPDLTVIGYDGPEPVEDGVTFAANALIKARAAAAYTGLPALADDSGICVDVLGGAPGVFSAYWAGHRKDAAANLELLLDQLADIADPHRTAQFVSTIALVMPGGAEHVVEGIWPGRLALAADGAGGFGYDPIFIPDGQSGTERTVGQFSAAEKNAASHRARAFAELGPLLSEL; translated from the coding sequence GTGACCGACCGCGTGGTGCTCGCCACGCACAACCCGCACAAGGTCGAGGAGTTCCGCGCCATCGTGCAGGCGACCCGCCCCGACCTCACCGTCATCGGCTACGACGGGCCGGAGCCTGTCGAGGACGGCGTGACCTTCGCGGCCAATGCACTGATCAAGGCCCGCGCGGCGGCCGCCTACACCGGGCTTCCTGCGCTGGCCGACGACTCGGGCATCTGCGTCGACGTGCTCGGGGGAGCGCCGGGGGTGTTCTCCGCCTACTGGGCCGGACACCGTAAGGATGCCGCAGCCAACCTCGAGCTCCTGCTCGACCAACTCGCCGACATCGCCGACCCGCACCGCACCGCGCAGTTCGTCTCGACGATCGCCCTCGTGATGCCCGGCGGTGCCGAGCACGTGGTCGAGGGCATCTGGCCGGGCCGGCTCGCGCTCGCCGCCGACGGCGCCGGCGGCTTCGGCTACGACCCGATCTTCATCCCCGACGGTCAGTCCGGCACGGAACGCACGGTCGGTCAGTTCTCGGCCGCCGAGAAGAACGCCGCGTCGCACCGCGCACGCGCCTTCGCCGAGCTCGGACCGCTGCTGAGCGAGCTCTGA
- a CDS encoding cation diffusion facilitator family transporter, whose translation MHDHAPASGVRGGSNRRLLAISLGITSTVFVVQVVGALLSGSLALLADAAHMLTDAAALVIALIASAMAARPANDRRTFGYQRAEVFGALANGVILLGLSLWVGVEAITRLINPAEAEVAGGLMLGVAAVGLIANAVAMWLLGAAQRTSINVRGAYLEVLGDLLGSVAVIVAAVVILLTGWLPADAIASLLIAAMIVPRAIGLLREVVSVLSEATPKGVEVDTIRAHILGTPGVVAVHDLHVWQLTRGAPVFTAHVVVDEEAYATGGAARILSDLQGCLAKHFDVEHSTFQLEPADHVEHEAHA comes from the coding sequence ATGCACGATCACGCGCCCGCATCCGGAGTCCGCGGCGGCAGCAACCGCCGCCTGCTCGCGATCTCGCTCGGGATCACCTCGACGGTGTTCGTCGTGCAGGTCGTCGGCGCGCTCCTGTCCGGGTCGCTGGCGCTGCTCGCGGACGCCGCGCACATGCTGACGGATGCGGCGGCCCTGGTCATCGCGCTGATCGCCAGCGCCATGGCGGCCCGCCCCGCGAACGATCGCCGCACGTTCGGCTATCAGCGCGCCGAGGTGTTCGGTGCTCTCGCCAACGGCGTGATCCTGCTCGGGCTCTCGCTGTGGGTCGGCGTCGAAGCCATCACGCGGCTCATCAACCCGGCCGAGGCGGAGGTCGCCGGCGGACTCATGCTCGGCGTCGCCGCCGTCGGCCTGATCGCGAACGCCGTCGCGATGTGGCTGCTGGGCGCAGCGCAGCGCACGAGCATCAACGTGCGCGGTGCGTATCTCGAAGTGCTCGGCGACCTGCTCGGCTCGGTCGCGGTGATCGTCGCCGCCGTCGTCATCCTGCTGACCGGCTGGCTGCCGGCCGACGCGATCGCGTCGTTGCTCATCGCGGCGATGATCGTGCCGCGCGCCATCGGCCTGCTGCGCGAGGTCGTCTCGGTGCTGAGCGAGGCGACGCCGAAGGGCGTCGAGGTCGACACGATCCGCGCCCACATCCTCGGCACGCCGGGTGTCGTCGCCGTCCACGATCTGCACGTGTGGCAGCTCACCCGCGGCGCGCCCGTGTTCACGGCGCACGTCGTGGTGGACGAAGAGGCGTACGCCACGGGCGGCGCCGCCCGCATCCTCAGCGATCTGCAGGGCTGCCTCGCGAAGCACTTCGACGTCGAGCACTCGACCTTCCAGCTCGAGCCCGCCGATCACGTCGAGCACGAGGCGCACGCCTGA
- a CDS encoding ATP-dependent DNA ligase: MSAREQTVDVEGRRIRVSHLDKVLYPATGTTKAEVIDYYARIAPVLLPHLDGRPVTRKRWPDGVDAESFFAKNLERGAPAWLRRQSIEHSTGTKEYVLVDDVPTLVWLAQTASLELHTPQWRFGADGLPSHPDRLVLDLDPGDDIDLPTVAEVARWARAILTDAGLTPFPVTSGSKGIHLYCALPPGQTSESASALAKELARSLEADHPDLVVSNMSRALRPGKVFVDWSQNNGKKTTIAPYSLRGRARPTVAAPRTWEELDDPGLAQLDLTQVLARTETDGDLLAPLRPRRGAAEPLRTYISKRSADRTPEPVPSDPAADAASGDALRFVIQEHHARRLHYDLRLEHDGVYVSWAVPKGVPETTKRNHLAVMTEDHPLSYGTFEGKIPAGEYGAGEVTIWDTGTYEAEKWRPDEVIFTVTGRADGPLGTVRLALIRTDGEGEKSTWLLHRMKDEAVAAAASAAPWPDELSPSRLRPMLAENSTSGLAAAAARRWGGPWAEMKWDGVRALAFWDGERMLLRARSGTDITDRYPELTSDPGLGRAACILDGEIVALDERGRPSFPLLQSRMHLTKAAEIRREAERVPVHLHVFDVLALDGEDLTALPLRERRTHLDGLARDLNPPRIVPPVFDDLDAALEASTAFSLEGVMVKNPASIYRPGRRSDQWLKIKHVAAQEVVIGAIRPGRHGRGGIGSLLMGVPSPEGLRYVGRVGTGFSERELRRLDQVLQPLRTDASPFLDVPRADARDALWVRPEVVAEVAYAEVTPDGRLRQARWRGLRPDKGPDEVRDET; this comes from the coding sequence ATGTCCGCACGCGAGCAGACCGTCGACGTGGAGGGCCGCCGCATCCGCGTCAGCCATCTCGACAAGGTGCTCTATCCCGCCACCGGCACCACCAAGGCCGAGGTCATCGACTACTACGCGCGGATCGCGCCGGTGCTGCTCCCCCACCTCGACGGCCGGCCGGTGACTCGCAAACGCTGGCCGGACGGCGTGGACGCCGAGTCCTTCTTCGCGAAGAACCTCGAGCGCGGCGCGCCCGCGTGGCTTCGCCGTCAGAGCATCGAACACTCCACCGGCACGAAGGAGTACGTGCTCGTCGACGACGTTCCGACCCTCGTCTGGCTCGCGCAGACCGCCAGCCTCGAGTTGCACACCCCGCAGTGGCGCTTCGGCGCCGACGGACTCCCCTCGCACCCCGACCGGCTCGTCCTCGACCTGGACCCGGGCGATGACATCGACCTGCCCACGGTGGCCGAGGTCGCGCGATGGGCGCGCGCGATCCTCACGGATGCGGGCCTCACGCCCTTCCCCGTCACGAGCGGCAGCAAGGGTATCCACCTGTACTGCGCACTCCCCCCGGGCCAGACGAGCGAGTCGGCGTCCGCGCTGGCGAAGGAGCTCGCGCGGTCGCTCGAGGCCGATCACCCCGACCTCGTCGTCAGCAACATGTCGCGGGCCCTGCGCCCCGGAAAGGTCTTCGTCGACTGGTCGCAGAACAACGGCAAGAAGACGACCATCGCCCCGTACTCCCTGCGTGGGCGCGCGCGGCCGACGGTGGCGGCACCGCGCACCTGGGAGGAGCTGGACGACCCCGGCCTCGCGCAGCTCGATCTGACGCAGGTGCTCGCCCGCACCGAGACGGACGGCGACCTCCTCGCGCCGCTACGCCCCCGACGCGGTGCCGCCGAGCCGCTGCGCACCTACATCTCCAAGAGATCCGCAGACCGCACGCCCGAGCCGGTTCCCTCAGACCCCGCCGCCGACGCGGCATCCGGGGACGCGCTCCGCTTCGTCATCCAGGAGCACCACGCTCGGCGCCTGCACTACGACCTGCGGCTCGAGCACGACGGCGTCTACGTGAGCTGGGCCGTGCCCAAGGGTGTGCCGGAGACGACGAAGCGCAATCACCTCGCGGTCATGACCGAAGACCACCCGCTGTCGTACGGCACCTTCGAGGGCAAGATCCCCGCAGGCGAATATGGTGCGGGCGAGGTGACGATCTGGGACACCGGCACCTACGAGGCGGAGAAGTGGCGACCGGACGAGGTCATCTTCACCGTCACGGGGCGGGCGGACGGCCCCCTGGGTACCGTCCGGCTCGCTCTCATCCGCACCGACGGCGAGGGCGAGAAGTCGACCTGGCTCCTGCACCGGATGAAGGACGAGGCGGTGGCGGCCGCCGCATCCGCTGCGCCATGGCCGGACGAGCTCTCGCCGTCTCGCCTGCGCCCGATGCTCGCCGAGAACTCCACATCCGGCCTGGCGGCGGCTGCCGCCCGACGTTGGGGCGGGCCGTGGGCGGAGATGAAGTGGGACGGCGTGCGCGCCCTGGCGTTCTGGGACGGCGAGCGGATGCTGCTGCGCGCCCGCAGCGGAACCGACATCACCGACCGGTACCCCGAACTCACCTCGGACCCCGGTCTCGGGCGCGCCGCCTGCATCCTCGACGGGGAGATCGTCGCACTGGATGAGCGCGGGCGGCCCAGCTTCCCCTTGCTGCAGTCCCGCATGCACCTCACGAAGGCGGCGGAGATCCGGCGCGAGGCGGAACGCGTCCCCGTGCACCTGCACGTGTTCGACGTGCTCGCGCTCGACGGAGAGGACCTCACCGCCCTCCCGCTGCGCGAGCGCCGCACGCACCTCGATGGCCTGGCCCGTGATCTGAATCCCCCGCGCATCGTGCCGCCGGTGTTCGACGACCTGGATGCGGCGCTGGAGGCGAGCACCGCGTTCTCGCTCGAGGGCGTCATGGTGAAGAACCCGGCGTCCATCTACCGGCCAGGCAGGCGTAGCGACCAGTGGCTGAAGATCAAGCACGTCGCCGCCCAGGAGGTCGTGATCGGCGCGATCCGGCCCGGTCGCCACGGCCGCGGCGGCATCGGGTCACTGCTCATGGGCGTGCCTTCGCCCGAGGGGTTGCGCTATGTGGGCCGAGTGGGAACGGGCTTCAGCGAGCGGGAGCTGCGCCGGCTCGACCAGGTGCTGCAGCCGTTGCGGACCGACGCTTCCCCGTTCCTCGACGTGCCGCGTGCCGACGCCAGGGACGCCCTGTGGGTGCGCCCGGAGGTCGTCGCCGAGGTCGCCTACGCCGAGGTCACGCCCGACGGCAGGCTGCGCCAGGCGCGCTGGCGTGGTCTCCGTCCCGACAAGGGCCCCGACGAGGTGCGCGACGAGACGTGA